In Zygosaccharomyces rouxii strain CBS732 chromosome D complete sequence, one DNA window encodes the following:
- the DYN3 gene encoding dynein light intermediate chain (weakly similar to uniprot|Q04949 Saccharomyces cerevisiae YMR299C DYN3 Dynein light intermediate chain (LIC) localizes with dynein null mutant is defective in nuclear migration): MSNSWSELLKENDRNETTWKRTVVICSPTIETLRSFEKTFLPSNCGLSNQSMHSIGFGFDSLRDGIMGNTLVNCELYSVLFPLQETSLECLKSFVDVKSSTIKWWFLLDWSLNDQKFWLAKLIKSLETLKAANVNLTAGSITISCLNTDHIYAKQKNTTTWHSNHVEFLQQSLRSFSFLEKCSLVYSDPNDSTRSGTQLFGQLIADNYREIQADFASATKILIPYGSDTPGLIKTLDESFEPLQVLEQIFITQRFEEFIPGEKLEGDQEKEEEEEDDEDVHYDIDHPYSVDIQQELSNLYEKGKQRFTINTV; this comes from the coding sequence ATGTCTAATAGCTGGTCAGAACTgttaaaagaaaatgacAGGAATGAAACTACTTGGAAACGAACTGTTGTTATCTGTTCCCCCACTATTGAAACTTTAAGAAGTTTTGAGAAGACATTTTTGCCCTCAAATTGTGGACTAAGCAACCAGAGTATGCATTCAATCGGTTTTGGATTCGATTCTTTACGTGATGGTATTATGGGTAATACGTTAGTCAATTGTGAGTTATACTCTGTCCTATTTCCGCTACAAGAGACATCATTAGAATGTTTGAAATCATTTGTTGATGTGAAGTCCTCTACGATCAAATGGTGGTTTCTACTAGATTGGAGCCTCAatgatcaaaaattttggttgGCAAAACTAATTAAATCTCTGGAAACATTGAAGGCGGCAAATGTCAACTTGACAGCTGGATCCATTACTATCAGCTGTCTAAATACTGATCACATCTACGCCAAACAAAAGAATACTACTACTTGGCATTCAAATCATGTTGAGTTTCTACAGCAGTCTCTCAGgtctttttcatttttagaaAAATGTTCTTTGGTGTATTCAGATCCTAACGATTCTACGAGATCTGGCACTCAGCtatttggtcaattgaTAGCTGATAACTATAGGGAAATACAAGCTGATTTTGCTAGTGCAACCAAGATTTTGATTCCGTATGGGAGCGATACTCCAGGGCTGATAAAGACCCTTGACGAATCGTTCGAACCTCTACAAGTGTTAGAGCAAATATTCATTACCCAAAGGTTTGAAGAGTTCATACCAGGGGAGAAGTTAGAAGGAGatcaagagaaagaagaagaagaggaggatgACGAAGATGTTCATTACGATATAGATCATCCGTACAGTGTAGACATTCAGCAGGAGCTATCTAACTTGTACGAGAAAGGCAAACAACGGTTTACAATCAACACGGTataa
- the RNH70 gene encoding Rnh70p (similar to uniprot|P53331 Saccharomyces cerevisiae YGR276C RNH70 3' exoribonuclease required for 5S and tRNA-Arg3 maturation) has product MDENYHDVAIDEDASPAKKFGTEKQKTASDTAPNFSDRVARLSISEDANTSRDIINGLKHSKMTEENRADKRRRRSSAQSLNGPERSATVEGNGGSKQDVSEEKRENNKVIKKAKKEPKKEVKKEVQREAVIDDADMGSQKTSRKKKKKARNAHGIISVEKLGARTSSVSDLREPMISCLYGKTLDASNLKIKNMSSVKKVITVFVPGLQPEDLGLPSGTSFKDAGPFEVKNSKLFTKVPLEQNVEAFPISAPGSKNSLYPAYNHFINRTLSKNERKTRHQELSSQKITINHLLMSLNDLVEHDYPIHPHLLDESARQLNTNAETYVDTQRFDHDGSHIFALDCEMCLSAKGSVLTRVSIVGFDGNVVYDQLVKPDTPITDYLTKYSGITEEKLANVTTTLQDVQRDILNMVSEDDVLIGHSLENDLNALKIRHPKIVDTSVIYDHRAGPPFRPALRHLASTHLNYNIQTGEKIGHNPIEDAKACMDLVKLKIVSGLTFGVSVTTENIFQKLSAAGIKCLKLDDNAFKRRNAEAVNAVSPNYDGQVFESLIDNIDDNQFLVARLKELAQSRGYAYNVSMRSDKEKGEVPSETQSLDVLSRGLANLYEKSPNGTMIAVFSGNGDTRPYSKIMAELETIDRDQRTKARQERSGELEKAVSRARDGVAVIFFKQETLDE; this is encoded by the coding sequence ATGGATGAAAATTACCACGATGTAGCGatagatgaagatgcatcGCCAGCCAAGAAATTTGGCACTGAAAAACAAAAGACAGCTTCTGACACTGCTCCAAATTTTTCTGATAGAGTTGCTAGATTAAGCATTAGCGAAGACGCCAATACTTCACGAGATATCATCAATGGATTGAAGCATTCTAAGATGACAGAGGAGAATCGTGCTgataaaagaagaagaagatcaagTGCGCAATCACTCAACGGTCCAGAGAGGAGTGCTACGGTTGAGGGCAATGGTGGTTCCAAACAGGATGTATCTGAAGAAAAACGTGAAAATAACAAAGTTATAAAGAAGGCTAagaaagaaccaaagaaagagGTAAAGAAGGAGGTTCAAAGGGAAGCTGTTATAGATGATGCTGATATGGGGTCTCAAAAAACCAGtagaaagaagaagaagaaagcaaGGAATGCACATGGTATTATCTCAGTAGAAAAGCTAGGTGCTAGAACTTCCTCCGTAAGTGATTTGAGGGAACCAATGATTAGTTGTCTCTATGGTAAAACATTAGATGcttccaatttgaaaatcaaAAACATGTCATCAGTCAAAAAGGTGATAACGGTATTTGTACCTGGCTTACAACCGGAAGACTTAGGTCTACCCTCTGGCACCAGCTTCAAGGATGCTGGTCCCTTTGAAGtaaaaaattccaaattgtttaCCAAAGTGCCTCTTGAGCAAAATGTAGAAGCTTTCCCCATAAGTGCACCTGGCTCTAAGAATTCCTTATACCCAGCTTAtaaccatttcatcaacCGAACCTTGtcaaaaaatgaaagaaaaacTCGTCATCAGGAACTTTCCAGCCAAAAGATCACCATCaatcatcttctaatgTCACTTAATGATCTGGTAGAGCATGATTATCCTATTCATCCTCACCTGCTAGATGAATCTGCCCGTCAACTTAACACGAATGCGGAAACCTATGTTGACACCCAAAGATTTGATCACGACGGTTCTCACATCTTCGCACTGGATTGTGAGATGTGTCTGTCTGCAAAGGGTTCCGTCCTCACCAGAGTAAGCATTGTAGGTTTCGATGGTAATGTTGTGTATGACCAGTTGGTTAAACCAGATACGCCGATTACAGATTATTTGACAAAGTACAGTGGTATAacagaggaaaaattggcaaacGTTACCACTACGTTGCAAGATGTACAGCGTGATATTCTCAACATGGttagtgaagatgatgttTTAATTGGACACTCTTTAGAGAACGACTTGAATGCTCTCAAGATACGACACCCAAAGATCGTGGATACATCTGTTATTTACGACCACAGAGCTGGACCTCCATTTAGACCAGCCCTACGACATTTAGCTTCCACCCATTTGAACTACAACATCCAGACCGGGGAGAAAATAGGTCATAACCCAATAGAGGACGCTAAAGCATGCATGGATTTAgttaaattgaaaatcgTTAGTGGATTGACATTTGGAGTTTCTGTTACAACAGAAAACATCTTCCAAAAGTTGTCCGCTGCTGGAATCAAATGTCTAAAGTTAGACGATAATGCATTCAAAAGGAGGAACGCAGAGGCTGTCAATGCTGTATCACCGAATTATGATGGCcaagtttttgaaagtCTAATAGATAATATCGATGACAACCAGTTTTTAGTCGCAcgtttgaaagaattggcaCAATCGAGAGGATATGCCTACAATGTCTCGATGAGATCTGACAAAGAAAAGGGAGAAGTGCCTTCTGAAACGCAATCCCTGGATGTGTTATCCCGTGGATTGGCTAATTTGTATGAGAAATCTCCCAATGGTACTATGATAGCGGTATTTTCGGGCAATGGTGACACCAGACCGTATTCCAAAATAATGGCCGAATTGGAAACTATAGATAGAGATCAAAGAACTAAAGCAAGACAAGAGAGATCTGGAGAATTGGAGAAAGCGGTCTCGAGGGCAAGAGATGGTGTTGCCgtcattttcttcaaacaaGAAACGCTTGACGAGTAG
- the RTT102 gene encoding Rtt102p (weakly similar to uniprot|P53330 Saccharomyces cerevisiae YGR275W RTT102 Regulator of Ty1 Transposition regulator of Ty1 transposition), which produces MQSLIEKANNGGHLEIVNNRQNWKYDWLNPTHSTPSNAVSSGTDGAPFNDGTSVEKYPFKFKTWIKTDECTWRKILEANDSMDLLDASTYSAQDEVHEIVSNDQQTANRPSNGENLTVDDIRGAVGGVDGIAGFSSSDAQAQPEQHPGQQSEQQPEQQPEQQPEQQPEQQPEQQPEQQPEQQPEQQPEQPPAMIPDQNQNLEQNNNLKDQDQDQDVNMDKD; this is translated from the coding sequence ATGCAATCACTAATTGAAAAGGCCAATAATGGTGGACATTTGGAAATTGTTAACAATAGACAAAACTGGAAATATGACTGGTTAAATCCTACGCATTCAACACCTAGTAATGCTGTAAGCTCAGGAACTGATGGTGCTCCATTTAATGATGGAACTTCAGTAGAAAAATACcctttcaaatttaagACATGGATTAAGACAGACGAATGCACATGGCGCAAGATACTAGAGGCTAACGACTCGATGGATCTCTTGGATGCCTCCACTTATTCAGCGCAGGACGAGGTTCATGAAATTGTTTCCAATGATCAACAGACTGCTAATAGACCTTCGAATGGTGAGAATCTCACGGTGGACGATATTAGAGGTGCCGTTGGTGGTGTAGACGGAATTGCAGGCTTCTCTAGTTCAGATGCACAAGCACAGCCTGAACAGCATCCAGGACAGCAGTCTGAACAACAGCCTGAACAGCAGCCTGAACAGCAGCCTGAACAGCAGCCTGAACAGCAGCCTGAACAACAACCTGAACAACAACCTGAACAACAACCTGAACAACAACCTGAACAACCTCCAGCAATGATTCcagatcaaaatcaaaatctgGAACAGAACAACAACCTAAAGGATCAGGATCAGGACCAAGATGTTAATATGGATAAGGATTGA
- the TAF1 gene encoding histone acetyltransferase (similar to uniprot|P46677 YGR274C Saccharomyces cerevisiae TAF1 TFIID subunit (145 kDa) involved in RNA polymerase II transcription initiation) has translation MEKGKKQRGADLSNEDDAFGAIFGGDFGSLEIGSYIGQAEEGPTQHSANAVDFEDEDELADEELPDEESVGGAGFRDSDLLSDGHIMGVTLGHQQMDPHSVSMRKKGMMPQDVSVDDFDGGNNALFMGMENMERNASYGGYVPEELQPPPEEVMRLENERRIKEERLLLRSYFPEFKKGKILKWNRLLHRRAGKYPWQRDFIKRYLKPLIPLNLKLHVQQDQRRLFNTTENVWQASSLGAPTQRNKKHGIVVVAVDEIDPEDVKKNSKDQNEQEIPEDLIVATDNWDQERIIGEKSFTDETPSSHIGNPLQEDFKDWNWDENDLVEANLDSAQNAELDMNDERLLLVRETAGRRDRQNKSIPLAYNEKGLLQKFNISNDDDYRILRRNHQTRIRATISNLNIEHSQPAIRLQSPYYKVTLPKDTLRHLHRPCFGTQIRPGTNIVFSKLKTRKKKRDKGKEVKESFSSTQDLTVGDTAPVFLMEYSEEAPIALSKFGMANKLINYYRKMNEHDTSRPKLPVGETHVLGVQDKSPFWNFGFVEPGHIVPTLYNNMIRAPVFKHDVSGTDFLLVRSSGNGTSNRFYLRTINHLFAVGQTFPCEEIPGPNSRRVTSMRTTRLRMVVYRILNRTPSRAISIEPIARHFPDQDYGQNRQKIKEFMKYQREGSDKGLWKLKDGEPLLDNESAKKLILPEQVSEVESMNQGLQFQDDTESYNFDEKLAKLEENLLPWNATKNFVNATQMRAMIQIHGAGDPTGCGEGFSFLKTSMKGGFVKSGMDNGKPQAPGGHSYNVAQQQKAYDEEISKTWYTHTKSLNVTNPFEEMDNPDEINQTNRHVRTRRDDRKVLRIIRKKRDENGIIQRQTVTIRDPRVIKGYIRSKERKREANLDVEKLLDENTTMNNAEDIEMQKKLLQNELASLEKSQQRRAARQVSKTKTQDGKVAKGKNTTRRCATCGQIGHIRTNKSCPMYNGSNGGSQLQASVGQGMGSPSPVGTPTDPPGMPDP, from the coding sequence ATGGAAAAGGGGAAAAAACAACGTGGTGCCGACTTGtcaaatgaagatgatgctTTTGGAGCCATCTTTGGAGGTGATTTTGGTTCATTAGAGATTGGTAGTTACATAGGACAAGCAGAAGAAGGCCCAACACAGCATTCGGCCAATGCTGTTGATttcgaagatgaagacgaattGGCCGATGAAGAATTGCCAGATGAAGAGAGTGTAGGTGGTGCTGGATTTAGAGACAGCGATCTTTTGAGTGATGGCCATATCATGGGAGTTACCTTAGGCCATCAACAAATGGATCCCCATAGTGTCAGTATGAGGAAGAAAGGTATGATGCCTCAAGATGTGTCCGTAGATGATTTTGACGGCGGCAATAATGCACTTTTCATGGGCATGGAAAATATGGAGAGAAATGCATCCTATGGAGGTTATGTGCCAGAGGAACTGCAACCACCACCGGAAGAAGTAATGAGATTAGAAAATGAGAGACGTATTAAGGAAGAAAGACTTTTACTAAGAAGTTATTTTCCTGAATTTAAAAAGggcaaaattttgaaatggaatcGACTATTGCATAGAAGGGCAGGCAAATATCCATGGCAGCGCGACTTCATTAAGAGATACCTGAAGCCACTAATACCgttaaatttaaaattacACGTTCAACAAGATCAAAGAAGATTGTTCAATACAACCGAAAACGTTTGGCAAGCATCCTCGCTGGGGGCCCCCACACAGAGAAATAAGAAACACGGTATTGTGGTTGTAGCAGTTGACGAAATTGATCCTGAGGACGTGAAGAAAAACTCAAAGGATCAGAACGAACAGGAGATACCTGAAGATCTTATTGTGGCCACTGATAACTGGGATCAAGAACGTatcattggtgaaaaatcatTTACTGATGAAACTCCCTCATCACATATAGGAAACCCATTAcaagaagattttaagGACTGGAATTGGgatgaaaatgatttaGTAGAAGCCAATTTGGATTCTGCACAAAATGCAGAACTTGATATGAACGATGAAAGGTTACTGTTGGTCAGAGAAACAGCTGGCAGAAGGGACAGGCAAAATAAGTCTATTCCACTAGCCTACAATGAGAAAGGTCTGTTGCAAAAATTCAACATTtctaatgatgatgactaTAGAATCTTAAGACGTAATCACCAAACCAGGATTCGTGCTACGATCTCAAATTTAAACATAGAGCATTCGCAACCAGCTATTCGTTTACAGTCACCATATTATAAGGTTACTTTACCAAAGGACACTTTAAGGCATTTACACAGACCATGTTTTGGTACACAGATTCGTCCTGGGACAAATATTGTCTTTAGTAAATTGAAGACTAGAAAGAAGAAGCGTGATAAGGGTAAAGAAGTTAAAGAATCATTTTCCAGCACTCAAGACCTGACTGTAGGTGACACAGCCCCAGTGTTCTTAATGGAATATTCAGAGGAAGCACCTATCGCATTGTCAAAATTTGGTATGGCCAATAAGTTAATCAACTATTACAGAAAGATGAATGAACATGATACTTCAAGACCAAAGCTTCCTGTTGGTGAAACCCACGTTTTAGGTGTTCAGGATAAATCTccattttggaattttgGGTTTGTAGAACCCGGTCACATCGTCCCTACATTATACAACAATATGATAAGGGCACCTGTATTCAAGCATGATGTTTCAGGAACCGATTTTCTACTGGTTAGAAGCTCGGGAAATGGCACTAGTAACAGATTTTATTTGAGGACAATTAATCATCTTTTCGCAGTAGGTCAAACTTTCCCTTGTGAGGAGATTCCGGGTCCTAATTCTAGAAGAGTTACCTCTATGAGGACCACCAGATTGAGGATGGTTGTATATCGTATCTTGAACCGTACACCATCTCGTGCCATTTCAATTGAACCTATTGCCAGACATTTCCCAGATCAAGATTATGGGCAGAATAGACAAAAGATCAAGGAATTTATGAAGTATCAAAGAGAAGGTTCAGATAAGGGTCTCTGGAAATTAAAGGACGGTGAACCTTTACTTGACAACGAAAGTGCcaaaaaattaattttaccGGAGCAAGTTTCAGAAGTAGAATCCATGAATCAAGGTTTACAATTTCAGGATGACACGGAATCCTACAactttgatgaaaaattggctAAACTGGAAGAGAATTTATTACCATGGAATGCCACTAAAAATTTTGTCAATGCTACTCAGATGCGTGCCATGATTCAAATCCACGGTGCCGGTGACCCTACCGGCTGTGGTGAAGGTTTCtcatttttgaagacttCGATGAAAGGTGGATTCGTTAAATCCGGTATGGACAATGGTAAACCACAAGCGCCAGGAGGTCACAGTTATAACGTTGCCCAACAACAAAAGGCCTACGATGAAGAAATCAGTAAGACGTGGTATACTCATACGAAATCACTTAATGTGACCAACCCATTTGAGGAGATGGATAATCCCGACGAAATCAATCAAACTAACCGTCATGTAAGAACTCGCAGGGATGATCGTAAAGTCTTAAGGATTATAcgaaagaaaagagatgAGAATGGTATCATTCAAAGACAAACTGTAACAATAAGAGATCCTCGTGTGATTAAAGGTTACATTAGGAGTAAAGAGAGAAAGCGTGAAGCCAATTTAGATGTTGAGAAACTGTTGGATGAAAATACAACCATGAATAATGCtgaagatattgaaatGCAAAAGAAGTTATTACAAAATGAATTGGCAAGTTTAGAAAAATCCCAACAGAGAAGAGCTGCTCGCCAGGTTTCAAAGACAAAGACGcaagatggtaaagttgCCAAGGGCAAAAATACGACCAGACGTTGTGCAACTTGTGGGCAAATAGGTCACATTAGAACCAACAAATCTTGCCCGATGTATAACGGTAGCAATGGAGGCAGTCAATTACAAGCTTCTGTAGGCCAAGGAATGGGTAGCCCTTCCCCTGTAGGGACACCTACCGATCCACCAGGAATGCCAGATCCATAG
- the LIP1 gene encoding sphingosine N-acyltransferase subunit LIP1 (similar to uniprot|Q03579 Saccharomyces cerevisiae YMR298W Protein required for cell viability) — protein MRGQEPKILNLFKTLFIALAIMAAVEWFKYGTMINYEWFHCSPEQESIGGPDSSVLKLWARGGPSCDKRGEYKTILKRISRDFEPNDEHLSFCIIENEKLPHVHYPVHEDKGEPGYSAYVGYNRDSELVQKMCGEHTIYNF, from the coding sequence ATGCGTGGTCAAGAGCCCAAAATccttaatcttttcaaaacgCTTTTCATTGCATTAGCTATAATGGCAGCCGTAGAATGGTTTAAATACGGTACAATGATCAACTATGAATGGTTCCATTGTTCGCCAGAACAAGAGTCTATTGGAGGTCCTGATAGTTCTGTACTTAAACTATGGGCCCGTGGTGGTCCAAGTTGTGACAAAAGAGGGGAATATAAGACAATTTTGAAgagaatttcaagagattTCGAACCTAATGATGAGCATCTTTCGTTTTGtatcattgaaaatgaaaaattaccacATGTGCATTATCCAGTTCATGAGGATAAAGGTGAACCTGGTTATTCGGCATACGTAGGTTATAACCGCGATAGtgaattggttcaaaaaATGTGCGGTGAACATACTATCTACAATTTTTAG
- the PRC1 gene encoding carboxypeptidase C PRC1 (highly similar to uniprot|P00729 Saccharomyces cerevisiae YMR297W PRC1 Vacuolar carboxypeptidase Y (proteinase C) involved in protein degradation in the vacuole and required for full protein degradation during sporulation) gives MKSAVVPLIYGLGVAAGVVNGFSFQQPFAFEENASPSLLDRAIEALGFDHSHVKESLSSELKKVWDEIPLRFPSQVSNLEFVSKPRPGSLQPKTDWDFTVRSEDVQDYQLRVNKIADPKLLGIDPDVKQYSGYLDVEEEDKHFFFYAFESRNDPKKDPVVLWLNGGPGCSSMTGLFFELGPSSIDSDLKPVYNPYSWNSNATVIFLDQPVNVGYSYSSKGVFNTVAAGKDVYSFLQLFFKQFPEYNAGQTFHIAGESYAGHYIPDFASEILSHPKEDGRIFNLDSVLIGNGLTDPLNQYPYYKPMACGDGGEPAILGPEECQAMDDSLGRCLGLIESCYDTESVWTCVPAAIYCNNAELGPFQQTGKNVYDVRKECKGNLCYEDMEYSEEYLNLDYVKKALGAEVENYESCNFDINRNFLFAGDWMKPFVKGVTNILNQGLPVLIYAGDKDFICNWLGNQAWTNVLPWKESEGFSKAPVRPWKASLTGEKAGELKSYAQLSYLRIFDGGHMVPYDQPENSLSMLNEWIHQDYTLQTD, from the coding sequence ATGAAGTCTGCTGTGGTTCCCTTAATCTATGGATTGGGGGTGGCTGCCGGTGTGGTAAATGGTTTCTCCTTTCAACAACCATTTGcgtttgaagaaaatgcGAGTCCATCTCTATTAGATAGGGCCATTGAAGCACTAGGCTTTGATCATTCTCATGTTAAAGAGTCTTTATCCTCAGAGCTAAAGAAAGTTTGGGACGAAATACCTCTAAGGTTCCCATCTCAAGTTTCTAATTTGGAATTCGTTTCCAAGCCACGTCCCGGTTCTTTGCAACCGAAGACCGATTGGGATTTTACGGTTCGCAGTGAAGATGTCCAAGATTATCAATTACGTGTGAACAAGATTGCAGACCCAAAGCTACTAGGGATTGACCCAGATGTGAAGCAGTACAGTGGTTATTTGgatgttgaagaagaggataaacattttttcttttatgCTTTTGAAAGTAGAAACGACCCAAAGAAGGATCCAGTTGTGTTGTGGTTGAATGGTGGTCCGGGTTGCTCGTCAATGACCGGTCTTTTCTTCGAATTAGGACCTTCTTCTATTGATTCAGATTTGAAGCCAGTTTACAATCCATATTCTTGGAATAGCAATGCCACCGTTATCTTTTTAGACCAACCGGTTAACGTTGGTTATTCATATTCTTCTAAAGGTGTCTTCAATACCGTTGCTGCCGGTAAAGATGTCTATTCCTTCCTACAGTTGTTCTTTAAACAATTCCCTGAGTACAATGCAGGTCAAACTTTCCACATTGCTGGTGAATCTTATGCAGGTCATTATATCCCAGATTTCGCTAGTGAGATTTTATCCCATCCCAAGGAGGATGGTAGAATCTTCAACTTAGATTCTGTTTTAATTGGTAACGGGTTAACGGATCCATTAAACCAGTACCCTTACTACAAACCCATGGCATGTGGTGACGGTGGTGAACCTGCTATACTAGGGCCAGAAGAATGTCAAGCAATGGACGATTCTTTGGGCCGTTGTTTGGGCCTAATTGAATCTTGTTACGATACAGAATCTGTTTGGACTTGTGTTCCTGCAGCTATCTATTGTAACAATGCAGAATTAGGACCTTTCCAACAAACTGGTAAAAACGTCTACGATGTTAGAAAAGAATGTAAGGGAAACCTATGTTATGAAGACATGGAGTACTCTGAAGAATACTTGAATTTGGATTACGTCAAGAAGGCATTGGGTGCTGAAGTGGAAAACTACGAGTCATGTAATTTTGACATCAATAGAAACTTCTTATTTGCAGGTGATTGGATGAAACCGTTTGTCAAAGGTGTCACCAATATCCTAAACCAAGGTCTACCGGTTCTTATCTATGCTGGTGATAAGGATTTCATCTGCAACTGGTTGGGTAACCAAGCTTGGACTAACGTCTTACCTTGGAAAGAATCTGAAGGATTCTCAAAGGCTCCAGTTCGTCCATGGAAGGCCTCTTTGACTGGAGAAAAAGCTGGTGAGCTTAAGAGTTATGCTCAATTGAGTTATTTGAGAATCTTTGACGGTGGACATATGGTTCCATATGACCAACCGGAAAACTCCTTGAGTATGTTGAACGAATGGATTCATCAAGACTACACTTTGCAAACTGATTAA